Genomic DNA from Lactuca sativa cultivar Salinas chromosome 8, Lsat_Salinas_v11, whole genome shotgun sequence:
GTAACACCTACATCGTTCCAGACGACTGGTGGACAGAATTCCACAATGCTATTACCACTATTGGCTGAAATCATGATGAACAACTCACCACCTGTATACCCAATGGTCGGAGCATGGACTGGACCGACTATTCCCCCGAACAACAGCTTACAACAGCCGATAATGATCAACCCTGTTACATCCATGCACCCTTTCTCCACTAGCCATCCCCTCCAGTTACCATTCCAACCATACCCCTTTTATGGACCAAGCCCAAGCTACCTTACCCCCCCTACAGCATGGAATGAGTTCGCAATACCAGCAAGGGACGTCAACTGCTCCAAACCTGGATGGTTTTTTCCGGAGTGTAACATCTCCGTTCGTTAAAGAGCTGCTGGATTACGAAATACCAAACACTACGAAGCTCCCGACGCTTAAAACGTACAATGGAACCGCCGACCCAAATAGCCACATTGATACGTAGGAATGGACAATGACGTCGATAAAAACTTAACGAGATGTTTTGGTGCACATATTTCCCGACGACGCTTGATGGCAATGGCGGCACATGGTTCAAAACGCTACAACTGGGTAGCATTTCAAACTTCGCTCAGCTCAAATACCTCTTCCTCACCAACTTCATGCAGCTACGTAAATACAAAGGCGAATCTCATTCAATTACAGGCTGCAAACAAAGGGAGGGGGAGACTGTTCGAGAATACTTTACAAGGTTCATAAACGCTACGCTGGATGTACCGGGGCATGACGAAGGGCTCATCGCTGGTGCTTTCACATGGGGACTCCTGCCTGGGCCCCTCTCGCAAAAACTCATGGGAAAGAAGCCTCTAACACGAGCTGAGTTAAAAGAAAGAGTGGAGTGGTACCTATGGCAGGAAGAGGGTGAGGTAGCCAAGCAGGCCTACTTGAAGGCTATGGCAACTTGACATCACCACCCGACCCACGCGGACTTCCGAGGGGGAGGAAGACACTATGGCCAAGCAAGAAGACCATCACCACGTTTCCGACCATTTATTACAGACGACAGACGGGGTCGCCGCCCAGAAGTATATGCAGTGTCTGAGAAACAGCAGCCAACCAATTCGTCTAAGAGTCGGTACTGTGAGCACTACAAAAGCAAAACGCATGATACAGGTAGCTGTTCGGTCCTAAAGAAGGAGATGGAGGAGAAACAATTTAAGGGAGACCTGGTGGAGGTGGCACAAAGCCTACGCGCCTAATTCGATGCTGAGAACGCCAAGGGTCCATCCTTCGAAGGAGTTCAGCCCAaggagatattcatgatacgCAACAAAAGAAGTAGGGAGGAACAGCGAGGAGAGCAAATCATTGTTAAACCGTCAACTCGCGCGCTCACGTTCTCCATACAGGATCCTCGGCCAGACGGTTAGAAGGGCGACAACCCTCTGATAATACAGGCATCCATCAAAGACGTGACTATCCATAGGGTCTATGTCGACACTGGGAGCTCAGCAGACATCATCTATGAGCATTGCTTCCGGTTATGAAGCCAGCTGAAATAACCAAAGGGCCCAAGAGGCCCAGGGGCAATCCAGCAAAAGGGAAGGAGGTAATCAATGAGGGATATCCCGATTAGCCGATCGATGTTGGAAGCGACCTCCCAAGCCACACAAGAAGAGCACTGGTCGACCTGCTCAAATGCTACAAACATGTATTTGCATGGACACCACGGATATGGTGGGGGTAGAAAGGAAGGTCATCGAACGTAAGCTGATGATGAAACCGGGGGTAAATGAGGTTAAGCAGAAGAAAAGGGTACAAGGAGGAGACCGTAATAGGGCGATCAATGCAGAAGTGTCTAAGCTGACGGAGGCCGGAATAGTTAGGGAGGCGACGTACCCAACATGGATTGCAAACCCAGTTAAGGTCCGTAAGCAGGATGGGTCGtggcgcatgtgcatcgacttttTTGATCTAAACAAGGCATGCTCTAAAGATTGCTACCCACTCTCGGAAATCGATCAGAAGGTAGAGTCGCTACAGGGATACAAGCTAAAATGCTTCTTGGACGCATACAAAGGGTATCACCAGATATTGATGAGCAAAGAAGACGAAGAGAAAACAGCCTTCTATACAGACCATGGCACGTTCTGCTACACCAAGATGCCTTTCGGGTTAAAGAACGCAGGGGCGACATACCAACGGCTAGTTGACTCGATATTCGCCAAGCAAATTGGAAGGAATATTGAggtatatgtagatgatatggtGATCAAGAGCCCAAGTGAAGAAAAGATGATGCAAGACATCGAAGAGACTTTCAAAACATTAGAGGTAACCAAGATGAAACTAAACCCAGCCAAATGCACGTTTGGAGTGGAAGAGGGGCAATTCTTGGGTTACTATGTTACTAGACAAGGCGTCCAGCCCAGCCCGACCAATGTCGACGAGTTCATCGAGATGCCAACCCCAAACTCTCTTAGAGATGCACAAGGTCTGAACGGGAAGCTCACATCTCTAAGTAGGTTCATCTCAAAATCTGCCGACAAGGCTATGCCACTGTTCCACACCTTAAAGGGATGCATCGAGAAAAATAATTTCCAATGGACGAATGAAGCTGAGAAGGCGCTCCAGAGAATCAAGGAGGCATTGCACAAGATGCAGACCCTGGCAACCCCAATCCTGGGTGAAACATTACAAGTGTATCTATCGACGTCAGGTGAAGCGATATCATCGGTATTGGCTGTGGAAAGGGAAGGAGAGCAGAGACCGATATACTTTGTTAGCAGAGCGCTGCAAGGACCAGAACTCAATTATCCCAAGCTGGAAAAATTGGTGTTGGCACTTATCTACGTTGCGAGACGATTAAGGCGATACTTCCAGGCACATCAAATCAAGGTACTCACAAGCTACCCCATTAAACAGATCTTGCTTAAGCCGGATACGTCGGGTCGGCTGGCCAAGTGGGCAATTGAACTAGGAGAGCACGACATAAACTACCGCCCAAGAACAAGTATCAAAGGGCAGGAGTTGGCTGATTTCTTACTAGAAATTCCTGACAGAGGGAATCCGGCAAAAGAAAAGGTGTGGGTAGTTGAAGAGGCCCCTACCGGTAATGGTTCATGGACCCTGTACACGGACGGAGCGTCCAATAGGGAAGGCTCAGGGTCGGGGCTGATCCTGACTAGTCCAGAAGGAGAAGAGGTAACCTACGCCCTTCGTTTCGACTTCCATACATCGAACAATGATGCGGAGTACGAGGAACTGCTCGCAGGATTGCGACTCACCAAACAGATGGGTGCGAAAGCTGTAACAGCGCTAACCGACTCAGGGTTAGCAGCGAACCAAGTCAATGGGAGTTTTGAGGTAAGAGACCAAAGAATGGGAAGGTATGCAAAGATGGTAAAGCAACTGGTAGGATCATTCGGCCAATTTACAATCAAGCAGATACTCAAAAGTGAGAATAAGAGGGCAGGCGCTTTGAGCAAGCTAGCGTCCACTTGTTTAGACCACCTGTCAAAGAAAGATTTAGTGGAGGTGCTCCGGGAGAGAAGCATTGATGAACAGCAGGTGAACATCCTGACCCCTGAAGGACCCACATGGATGACGCCATTCCGCGAATACCTCCAGAGAGGGGTGTTGCCGGACGACCATGACGAAGCCAGAAAAATACGTATAAAGGCGCCCTCATACGCAATGGTGAACGGGGAGTTGTACAAGAAGGGGTTCACGTCTCCATGGCTAAACTGTTTAGATCAAGCCAAGGGGAGAGAGATATTGCAGGAAGCACACTCAGGGCAGGTAGGCACACACGAAGGAGCGAGGGCTTTGACAGGAAAGGTGCTACAAATGGGGGTATACTGGCCAACGATACATCAAGACGCAGTAGAAGTAACAAAGAAATGTGGGGAGTGTCAATCTTACGCCCCAATCCAGGCGGAACCCCCGGCGCCGCTAAGCAACATATCCAGCCTGTGGCCTTTCTACCAGTGGGGCATAGACATAGTAGGTACATTCCCAGAAGCACCAGGAAAGCTGAAGTATATGTTGGTAGCCGTGGATTACTTCACAAAGTGGATTGAAGCTAAACCATTGGCATGCATATCTAGGAGGCACATGATAAAATTTGTGTGGAAAAACATCATGACAAGATTTGGAACACCTAAGGTTCTCATCAGTGACAATGGTTTGCAATTCGCTAAGAACCCGTTCAGAGAATGGTGCACTGCCAAAGGGATAAGCCAACGCTTCACATCGGTGGCACACCCTCAAGCGAACAGTCAAACGGAGGTGTCCAACCGAACCATTGTCAATGGGATAAAAAAGAGGTTGGGCAAAGCAAAAGGGAATTGGGCAGAGGAGATACCAATGGTGCTATGGTCATACATGACTACACCACGGAAAAGCACAAGGGAAACCCCTTTCAGCTTGACATATGGGACTGAAGCCATGCTCCCCATGGAATGGTAGTGAATACGCTAAGGGTGGCCAACCAAGATGAGGAAAGCAACGTACAAGGCCTGAGGATAAACTTAGATATCCTAGAGGAGAAACGCGAAGAGTCGGGAGTACGCTAAGTTGCGTATAAACATGCAACAGAAAGGTATTACAACCAAAGGGTAAAGGAGAAGGCCTTCAAAGTGGGCGAGTATGTTTTGAGAAAAAATGAGGCCAGTCGGGCACAACCCCAGGGAAAGCTGGGCCCAACGTGGGAAGGCCCATACAGGGTCACAGAGGCAAACAGTAACGGGGCATATGTGTTAGAGACGATGGAAGGAAGACCCATTCCAAGAACATGGAATGCAAGGAACCTAAAGAAATATTTTTTCTAAGGAAGAGGAAAGATGTAACTCTAGTTGGTTGATATCCCATTGAGTATATTGCACCTTAGAAGTACTTAGAGTACATTTATACATGCTAAGTGACATGAGAATTGATACTCAATGTATTCTTATGTTTAAAGGCATGAGTTTAGTACTCGACATATATAAAATTTCATGCATAAGTGACATGAGCTTAATACtcagtttatttaaaaaaacccGCGTTTAAATAGTAATGCAATTGCTgatttctaatacttagtgtaaTAATCTCCAACGATTGAATGATGAGTGCTAAGCGCACTCAATGTGAACACTTAGCGTGTCAATAATAACAAACAAGGCAAAATATTTGGCACATCTTGAGCAATAGGCAATAAACGAATAAGCCAAGCACAAAACACAAAAGGAGATAATAGATAATGCTTAGTGCATATCAAACACatacatataaaagaaaaaacattGCTCTGGGCAATTCAACCATTGCAAAGAAAAACACATAGACTAAACAAAACAAGGAAATATTACGacttcgaaccatcaccaacagACTTATCACCAACCACAGCCCCCTCCACAACATCATCCGCACTCACATTCCCAGCCAACCCATCAAAAACTTCCCTATCATCGGCCACCTCATCAACATTGCCACCTCCAACGCCTGCTCGACCATCACCATCTCCAGCACCTGCTCGACCATCACCACTAGCACCACAATCTTTACCATTCcctcctgtcacaccccaaaaccaagaacggcggaaacgttctggggcggaggacgtcatgtatagtatcacaacacagtaaatgtaaagaagcaaacaacatcatccatttcattaaatatataattttaatacaagtgtgttctgcacagttatagacaccaaaataatgaaacacaaaataatatgagatgagtcttgaatgcactccatcttctcaaaagctgtcctcggtacctgtctactgatgacctgagaatacaagttattttgaaagagtttatcagcattaagctggtgagttcataagtattttagtgtcaatgtttcttgtaaaaacgtttgaacctgtcccaatgtataagtttgtaaaaatgtaaacaaatgtttgaaagtgtttgtaaaagtttgaatctctcagaaaatcctatattttctataaaaggaaccttctaccaaggctaggcggttttgtaaacttgtctgttgtaaagtgtgtgattacccaaatataactatcatttgttaaaaatatagtttgtacacttaatgcttaagtgagattatcactaaaatatgcaatgggtaaatcattgtagtactgtagctttgtataataagactactgctgtactaaatactactaccttaaaccggatttatattaaggtttattgtgattaattgcaccatgctatcgactgaaaatcaacgacataatgaacggtcgtaataagaaatgacgtttggcacccgcagacctgcaggtccggctgtagctagcagcaaggtgtaggatagtcaatccagtatagatctatacgcaaactcacgctctccctccaagagaattctggctacaactcggaccatgacatttaaggcatgcccgatacagtggatcacaattgttaagtattcatgtatatgtattgtttctagtatctctgtatatgtattgtttctagtatctctgtatatgtattgtttctagtatatctgtatatgtattgtttctagtatctctgtatatgtattgtttctagtatatctgtatatgtattgtttctagtatatctgtatatgtattgtttctagtatatctgtatatgtattgtttctagtatatctgtatatgtattgtttctagtatatctgtatatgtatggtcctgcgttaccccgatggtaaccagctaatgatgtactgatgagtatgaatatggaagtacctttatgtctatacatgtatatatgatatataagtaatatggaaacgtccttcggatggtcacctgaaatcccaccagaccacatccaaatcgaggaaaaggaaatagggtggatggcattcctaagccttttgaacattatttatatatctatacatatacgggcatgcaattgtatatataaagcataaataagttttcataaaacattttaaaacaaaaatataatttcaagagaagattgacttgatgtcgatctataaatcattttaaaagcataagttgataaaaacaGTTTAATTATAAGAAGCATTTAggtgaatcacagtctataagtaagtttggatagtaaaacagtttgtaaaacatttcaatagtaaggcagttgaaaacagtttgaacagtggtaaaaatcgttgttttcctagttattaatcacatgtgattaaacacaatcacatgtgattgaagtaataacttataagtatttgacttgtatccccccccccccataaagtgttataaaacatttaaaatcatttcaaaggttgattcaagggggtatgaactcacttgtggtgagtcgtttgaattgcagtgtcggctaccgtgctaggtgacaaacggagactggtttacacgcacgagcctagttatcatataataaacatatatataactaattagacatatcataacttaaataaataagttaagacacttagaaaacatttaaacacttttatgagtgtttagggttcaaatggttgcatctaagttgctacgggacaaggcaaaagggtttgaaacatcaaagggccttgtataggagttcaccatccaacaaaccccacaccttggagtttacggccgtaaactcataggtttatggccgtgaactccttaaatggtgtttttgggtgttttgtggtgttaccttgcatctagaacactcctatctttattggaataatgtatgaagtagttttaaggctctagaacactccataagggagtttacggcctaaggtccttcaccttagagtttacggccgtaaactctaggaaataaattgatttgaggcacttaaacatcaagaatggcatccatgattttatctaaggctaatgggaacaagaggcacactttggtgccttcacttggagtttacggcccaagtcatgatccttggccgtaaactccttccaaggaggtgtttctatgtgttcttctctccattctagtcccaaaggtgcaagataaattgtctaaaggcttaagggtagcttggaatgatttttgtcccacaaaaaggggtttacggcccaagaagggttcttggccgtaaactcctaaaaacttatggtgtttatgggtttttgatgttctaaacaagcacaagtacaaGTGGTTaaggtccttaagcatttggggagagttttagggcatttaagcccttgaaaaggggtttacggcccaagggagttccttggccgtaaactcctagatcttatggttcttggttgctttttgatccataaatgttatagcctatctcctaaacaagtcttctaacaaggaattgggactaggaagccataatgttccattttggagtttactccccaagaacgttcttgggcggtaaactcccggatcttgacatctagacatgtaattgttgttaatatgcattaaacaagtattgaaacacatatagaaaagtagactcacaatctgggatgaaaacccgaagatccgtcagagagaatatggcttttctctatttggaattgtgaataatgaattaatttaattcagaaaactatttatagtcctggaatattttggcagaaaatattttcattcctgatgttggactgtaacattatgaaacttgaaatgcccaagtttcacaaaaccaggagtatccactctcctgatatcatctaaaacatgaaccctaatgtacacaaacttgttctgaaaagcttgaaaattactgaaactgaactagcttctattaaatagatgatgttcgtacaatggaaatttcgggttgtcacatcatccccctgttagagggaatttcgtcccgaaattagaatttaagcaaataaaagttacaaacaatcaagcgaaaagatgagggtatttcaacttcatctgatcctcgcgttcccaagtgaattccggtcctcgcttagcgttccagcgaaccttcacgatagggatacggctttgtttcgtctgcttgacctcacggtccaagatttctacaggttcttccacgaagttgaggctctcgttgatctcgatctcgtcgagtgggattacgagagtctcgtctgacagacactttttcaagttagatacgtggaatgtagaatgtacgttacgcagagtgtcgggtagatcaagtttgtaagctacggggccgactctggcaagaatctcgaaaggccctatgtacctcggattaagcttcccacgcttgccgaagcgtatcaagcctttccagggtgagactttgagaaggactcggtctcccacctgaaattccaaaggttttcttcgtttatcggcgtagctcttctgtcggtctctagaggctttcaatcgttcacggatttgaacgatcttctctgtcgtttcccgaatgatttccggaccagtgagagtactgtcggaagcttgccctctcgctaattggatatcaccaacctcagcccagcatagatgggatctgcactttcggccgtagagagcttcgaatggagcagccttgatgcttgtgtgatagctgttattataggaaaattcgacaaggggtaaatgagtatcccatgccttcccaaaatcaatcacacaggctcgcaacatgtcttccaaagtttgaatggttctctcactctgtccgtcggtctgtggatggtaggctgtgctcatgtccaaccttgttcctagggaatgttgtagggattgccaaaatctggaagtgaacctactatctctatcggagataatggaaataggtacaccatgcaaccgtacaatttccctaatgtatgttctcgtaagtttctccatcttgtctgtttctttgataggcaggaagtgtgcagacttggtcaatctatcaacgatgacccatatggtgtcaagtccacccgttgtcttgggtaacttggttatgaaatccatagtgatccgctcccacttccattctggaatctctggttgttgcagtaaaccagagggcttctggtactcgaccttaaccttcgcgcaagtaaggcatttactcacgaaggtagcaatctctgctttcatattaggccaccagtatagctttttcagatccagatacatcttatctgaacctgggtggacggaataccgagtgttgtgagcctcggtcatgaccacgtctcggaaaccaccgtgtttcggtgtccagatccggttcatgaaatataaagctccgtcacccttggcttcgaagttcttgtccattcccctaagggattcactcgacacattttcaagtTTCATGGCCTCCAGTTGAGCTGCCTGAATTtgtttagtcaggtgtgaatggatggttattgataatgacttgactttgcgaccagagtattctttccgacttagggcgtctgctactacattggctttacccggatgataacgaatatcgcattcgtaatcactgagtagttcgacccaccgtcgttgtctcatgttgagctccttctgatcgaaaatgtgttgtaaactcttgtggtcggtaaagatagtgctcttcgttccgtacaggtaatgtctccagatcttcagagcaaacactactgctcctagttcaagatcgtgggtcgtgtagttaacctcatgtgtcttcaactgtctcgaggcgtaggcgatgaccttacctcgctgcatcagaacacatccgagtccttgattggatgcatcgcaatagactacaaagtcttctattccttcaggaagggatagtattggtgcggtgcacaaggctcgtttgagcgtttggaacgctctttcttgtttctcttcccaatcaaaggccacgcctttctgggtcagggtcgtaagaggcttcgctattcgcgagaagttctgaatgaacctgcgatagtagccagcgagacctagaaattgacgaatttatgtaggcgtctttggtgctgaccagttctcaatggcttttattttggatgggtccacgtggattccctcttcgcttaccacgtgtcctaagaattcgactcttcggatccaaaattcacatttcgagaacttcacataaagtttctctttgcgtagtgtctctagaacttgtcgcagatgatcactatgctccttcttacttctggagtagatcaggatgtcgtcaatgaaagcgatgacgaactgatctaagtaaggtcggcatactctattcatcagatccatgaagactgcgggcgcattggtcaatccgaatggcatcaccacgaa
This window encodes:
- the LOC111918439 gene encoding uncharacterized protein LOC111918439, with protein sequence MFWCTYFPTTLDGNGGTWFKTLQLGSISNFAQLKYLFLTNFMQLRKYKGESHSITGCKQREGETVREYFTRFINATLDVPGHDEGLIAGAFTWGLLPGPLSQKLMGKKPLTRAELKERVEWYLWQEEGEVAKQAYLKAMAT
- the LOC111918440 gene encoding uncharacterized protein LOC111918440, translating into MVGVERKVIERKLMMKPGVNEVKQKKRVQGGDRNRAINAEVSKLTEAGIVREATYPTWIANPVKVRKQDGSWRMCIDFFDLNKACSKDCYPLSEIDQKVESLQGYKLKCFLDAYKGYHQILMSKEDEEKTAFYTDHGTFCYTKMPFGLKNAGATYQRLVDSIFAKQIGRNIEVYVDDMVIKSPSEEKMMQDIEETFKTLEVTKMKLNPAKCTFGVEEGQFLGYYVTRQGVQPSPTNVDEFIEMPTPNSLRDAQGLNGKLTSLSRFISKSADKAMPLFHTLKGCIEKNNFQWTNEAEKALQRIKEALHKMQTLATPILGETLQVYLSTSGEAISSVLAVEREGEQRPIYFVSRALQGPELNYPKLEKLVLALIYVARRLRRYFQAHQIKVLTSYPIKQILLKPDTSGRLAKWAIELGEHDINYRPRTSIKGQELADFLLEIPDRGNPAKEKVWVVEEAPTGNGSWTLYTDGASNREGSGSGLILTSPEGEEVTYALRFDFHTSNNDAEYEELLAGLRLTKQMGAKAVTALTDSGLAANQVNGSFEVRDQRMGRYAKMVKQLVGSFGQFTIKQILKSENKRAGALSKLASTCLDHLSKKDLVEVLRERSIDEQQVNILTPEGPTWMTPFREYLQRGVLPDDHDEARKIRIKAPSYAMVNGELYKKGFTSPWLNCLDQAKGREILQEAHSGQVGTHEGARALTGKVLQMGVYWPTIHQDAVEVTKKCGECQSYAPIQAEPPAPLSNISSLWPFYQWGIDIVGTFPEAPGKLKYMLVAVDYFTKWIEAKPLACISRRHMIKFVWKNIMTRFGTPKVLISDNGLQFAKNPFREWCTAKGISQRFTSVAHPQANSQTEVSNRTIVNGIKKRLGKAKGNWAEEIPMVLWSYMTTPRKSTRETPFSLTYGTEAMLPMEW